A single Augochlora pura isolate Apur16 chromosome 2, APUR_v2.2.1, whole genome shotgun sequence DNA region contains:
- the Apc4 gene encoding anaphase-promoting complex subunit 4 yields the protein MAGSMRQLEERQLPAEVTRMQWSPKMDLLAIANMKGEVTLHRLTWQRVWLLSPNEETDTIVNLAWRPDGKLLAVSYENSKVMCLVDIENKNIINKTKLNFHNEITCITWLPLTNLISDTSSGGSKASMLPAGEYLPPLPSLNRSFGQEPERKESLFQTLDILFLGLDDGNVTMYVFGMFYCGTISIGHGPILEISGGSDKPMWITWKDNSGIKVNRLKCPLLEQNIAFLKVAQAQANIEYLMDYLSRTLMAISEAWETILLEMDEKLARYAETNPPGGVAADFLELLMIGIPTPNLENFLLRDLTEKGLKKLGHSIEMCYSNIQKLVLKNLTSVGMALVYQLAEMKGMVRLGGPYELLGLTDENVITNALHASEAFLAKSSEIQQVIDHSMRDYKAFFRWLYVVILRLTDERIPSEVSRVSQQELTFIAEFLRGFDKTEAGVGGRKGVNLEKLGQYLRRENLQTCLTPEGSEWAAMLDENHCLRDHPLIVKQDLNFSLLQSHAKLITAIHNVFGEAYQGLVEHFTISSISLAPSIAFTSSQIVTNNDGLLVATCDIDHKILRLFKVESSSVSLSFRLATIDVDNRSEPHSKTYIDGNVVDLQFYTQEYLSLLILNKHSQASFLLQLPLNHSRIFNNQDKHPVTLSDLISNNWPRPLQGISVRRLAVSGARKVAAVLSENNRKIRLLETEVEPEEEEDEEDEEDGANDSMVNTAHEAAVLLNELTQKQ from the exons ATGGCAGGAAGTATGAGGCAATTAGAAGAACGGCAGCTTCCAGCTGAAGTAACAAGAATGCAATGGTCGCCAAAAATGGATCTTCTTGCAATTGCAAATATGAAAG GAGAAGTTACACTTCATAGACTGACCTGGCAAAGAGTATGGCTATTAAGTCCAAACGAAGAAACTGATACTATAGTAAATTTAGCATGGAGACCAGATGGAAAACTTTTGGCTGTCTCCTATGAGAACTCTAAAGTCATGTGTCTTGTAgacatagaaaataaaaatattataaataaaaccaaaCTCAATTTTCATAATGAGATCACATGCATAACGTGGTTGCCTCTAACAAATCTGATAAGTGATACTTCATCAGGAGGAAGCAAAGCAAGTATGTTACCAGCTGGAGAATATCTTCCACCCTTACCAAGTTTAAATAGAAGCTTTGGTCAAGAACCCGAGCGCAAAGAATCCTTATTCCAAACCTTAGATATACTTTTT cTTGGTCTAGATGATGGAAATGTTACAATGTATGTATTCGGAATGTTCTACTGTGGTACAATTTCAATAGGACATGGTCCGATATTGGAAATCAGTGGTGGATCTGATAAACCAATGTGGATTACATGGAAAGATAACAGTGGCATTAAAGTCAACAGATTAAAGTGTCCATTGTTGGAACAGAACATAGCATTCTTAAAG GTAGCACAAGCTCAAGCTAATATAGAATACCTGATGGATTATCTTTCGCGAACTTTAATGGCCATCTCTGAAGCGTGGGAGACAATTCTCTTAGAAATGGATGAGAAGCTAGCACGATATGCTGAAACAAATCCACCTGGCGGAGTTGCTGCAGATTTTTTAGAACTTTTAATGATTGGCATACCAACAccaaatttggaaaattttttattacgagATCTCACTGAAAAGGGCTTGAAAAAGTTGGGGCATAGCATTGAAATGTGTTACAGCAATATACAG AAATTAGTGTTAAAGAATTTAACAAGTGTTGGAATGGCATTGGTATATCAGTTGGCTGAAATGAAAGGTATGGTGAGACTAGGTGGACCCTATGAACTATTGGGTTTAACAGATGAGAATGTGATAACAAATGCTTTGCACGCTTCAGAAGCTTTTCTAGCAAAATCGTCAGAAATACAACAAGTAATAGATCACAGTATGAGGGACTATAAAGCATTCTTCAG gTGGTTGTACGTGGTAATTTTAAGACTAACAGACGAAAGGATACCATCTGAAGTAAGTCGGGTCAGTCAACAAGAATTGACATTCATAGCCGAATTTTTACGTGGTTTCGATAAGACTGAAGCAGGTGTTGGAGGCAGGAAAGGTgtgaatttagaaaaattaggcCAGTATCTACGACGCGAAAATTTGCAGACATGTTTAACTCCTGAGGGAAGCGAATGGGCAGCTATGCTTGACGAGAATCATTGCCTCCGCGACCATCCGCTTATCGTGAAACAAGatctgaatttttcattactacAATCTcatgcgaaattaattaccgcTATACATAATGTTTTCGGAGAAGCTTACCAAGGTTTGGTCGAGCATTTTACTATCTCGAGCATTTCATTGGCTCCGTCTATAGCATTCACATCTTCccaaattgtaacaaacaaTGATGGCTTATTGGTGGCAACTTGTGACATTGATCACAAAATATTACGATTGTTCAAAGTCGAGTCTTCATCTGTTTCGCTCAGCTTTAGATTGGCTACGATAGACGTGGATAATAGATCGG aaCCGCATTCTAAAACCTATATAGACGGTAATGTGGTGGATCTACAGTTTTATACGCAGGAGTATCTCAGTCTGTTAATCCTTAACAAACACAGTCAAGCGTCGTTTCTTCTACAATTACCACTCAATCATTCtcgaattttcaataatcaagATAAACATCCAGTTACCCTATCCGATCTCATAAGTAATAATTGGCCACGACCGCTTCAAGGTATTTCTGTTAGGCGATTAGCAGTTAGCGGTGCTCGAAAGGTAGCTGCTGTTTTAAGCgagaacaatagaaaaataagattACTAGAGACTGAAGTAGAAccggaagaagaggaagatgaagaagacgaagaagatgGAGCTAACGACAGTATGGTAAATACTGCACACGAAGCAGCAGTACTTCTTAATGAACTGACGCAAAAGCAATAG
- the LOC144478060 gene encoding uncharacterized protein LOC144478060 isoform X2 encodes MYKNIALILGFTLHISIQLSQTNEYIAYFQMMNLIFFSLIVVSLLLLKHGVASGEITVTEVPAGHLAELPCLSSDDHHRFMFWQLTDDKRIIGPGNFMDENKYNYEVLTGKLYIRGVSTAESGFYKCVSKGIADHSSINIHVVELIVKKDWEDVWENDFETNLLRGMAAVMVIVVVIAVVLFIITAKRKQNRRFFDLEESRENSPAKYTPNTSGRPNVPTPIAEEGGIDNSALDIDFPRVFKQMQK; translated from the exons ATGTATAAGAATATTGCCTTGATATTGGGTTTTACCTTACATATCAGTATTCAATTGAGTCAAACGAACGAGTATATAGCATACTTTCAGATG atgaacctaatatttttctcattaattgttgtgtcattattattattaaaacatggaGTTGCTAGTGGCGAGATTACGGTAACGGAAGTTCCAGCTGGTCACTTAGCTGAGCTTCCATGTTTAAGCAGCGATGATCATCATCGTTTTATGTTTTGGCAACTTACGGATGACAAACGCATTATCGGGCCTGGAAATTTCATGGATGAAAATAAGTACAATTACGAGGTGCTAACTGGAAAGCTTTACATTAGG GGTGTATCAACAGCTGAATCAGGTTTCTACAAATGCGTTTCGAAAGGCATAGCCGATCATTCTTCCATAAATATTCACGTTGTCGAGTTAATTGTTAAGAAAGATTGGGAAGATGTGTGGGAGAATGACTTTGAG ACAAATTTGTTACGTGGAATGGCTGCTGTTATGGTAATAGTTGTTGTCATAGCAGTCGTACTCTTCATCATCAcggcgaaaagaaaacaaaatcgaagatttttcg ATTTAGAAGAGTCGAGAGAAAATTCCCCTGCAAAATATACACCAAATACCAGCGGTCGTCCTAATGTGCCAACGCCAATAGCTGAAGAAGGTGGTATTGATAACTCAGCTCTTGATATCGACTTTCCAAgagtatttaaacaaatgcagAAATGA
- the LOC144478060 gene encoding uncharacterized protein LOC144478060 isoform X1, with protein MNLIFFSLIVVSLLLLKHGVASGEITVTEVPAGHLAELPCLSSDDHHRFMFWQLTDDKRIIGPGNFMDENKYNYEVLTGKLYIRGVSTAESGFYKCVSKGIADHSSINIHVVELIVKKDWEDVWENDFETNLLRGMAAVMVIVVVIAVVLFIITAKRKQNRRFFDLEESRENSPAKYTPNTSGRPNVPTPIAEEGGIDNSALDIDFPRVFKQMQK; from the exons atgaacctaatatttttctcattaattgttgtgtcattattattattaaaacatggaGTTGCTAGTGGCGAGATTACGGTAACGGAAGTTCCAGCTGGTCACTTAGCTGAGCTTCCATGTTTAAGCAGCGATGATCATCATCGTTTTATGTTTTGGCAACTTACGGATGACAAACGCATTATCGGGCCTGGAAATTTCATGGATGAAAATAAGTACAATTACGAGGTGCTAACTGGAAAGCTTTACATTAGG GGTGTATCAACAGCTGAATCAGGTTTCTACAAATGCGTTTCGAAAGGCATAGCCGATCATTCTTCCATAAATATTCACGTTGTCGAGTTAATTGTTAAGAAAGATTGGGAAGATGTGTGGGAGAATGACTTTGAG ACAAATTTGTTACGTGGAATGGCTGCTGTTATGGTAATAGTTGTTGTCATAGCAGTCGTACTCTTCATCATCAcggcgaaaagaaaacaaaatcgaagatttttcg ATTTAGAAGAGTCGAGAGAAAATTCCCCTGCAAAATATACACCAAATACCAGCGGTCGTCCTAATGTGCCAACGCCAATAGCTGAAGAAGGTGGTATTGATAACTCAGCTCTTGATATCGACTTTCCAAgagtatttaaacaaatgcagAAATGA
- the LOC144475028 gene encoding NADH-cytochrome b5 reductase 3 isoform X1 yields MSAPTPTSSTTSNDLHVLPALAAVGTIVAIGLAVKFYKCWSNDKKKKSSILLVDPVVKYSLPLIQKEILSHDTRKFRFGLPTPDHILGLPIGQHVHLTAKIDGEVVIRSYTPVSSDDDHGFVDLVIKVYFKNVHPKFPEGGKLSQFLENLKTGETVDFRGPSGRLIYKGHGKFSIKILRKDPPVNYSFKKIVMMAGGTGITPMLQLVRAIVKDPTDETECSLLFANQTEKDILLREELDEVARKHPKKFKVWYTLDTSDENWAYSTGHINAEMIEKHMFPPSSDTFVLMCGPPPMINFACNPNLDKLGYNPKYRFAY; encoded by the exons ATGTCTGCACCTACACCGACAAGCAGTACAACATCCAACGATTTGCAC GTGTTACCAGCATTAGCTGCTGTAGGAACCATAGTTGCTATAGGACTAGCAGTGAAATTCTATAAATGTTGGAGTAAtgataagaagaagaaatccTCTATTTTACTGGTTGATCCAGTTGTTAAATATAGCCTGCCATTAATTCAAAAAGAGATACTAAGCCATGATACAAGAAAGTTTAGATTTGGCTTGCCAACACCAGACCATATTCTAGGACTACCAATTGGCCAACATGTACACTTAACAGCGAAGATCGATGGAGAAGTTGTTATACGTTCATATACACCAGTTTCCAGTGATGATGACCATGGTTTTGTAGACCTTGTGATCAAA GTGTATTTCAAAAATGTGCATCCGAAATTCCCTGAAGGAGGAAAACTGTCTCAGTTcttagaaaatttgaaaactgGAGAGACAGTAGATTTTAGAGGACCATCTGGTAGACTTATCTATAAGGGTCATGGAAagttttccataaaaattctaagGAAGGACCCACCTGtaaattacagttttaaaaag ATTGTAATGATGGCTGGTGGTACAGGAATCACGCCAATGCTGCAACTAGTTCGTGCTATAGTGAAAGATCCCACAGATGAAACTGAGTGTTCCTTACTTTTCGCAAATCAGACCGAAAAAGACATATTGTTGCGAGAGGAATTAGACGAGGTCGCAAGGAAACATCCAAAAAAGTTCAAGGTTTGGTATACACTGGATACCAGTGATGAGAATTGGGCCTACAGTACAGGGCATATAAATGcagaaatgatagaaaaacACATGTTTCCGCCATCGTCTGATACTTTTGTACTTATGTGTGGTCCACCACCAATGATTAATTTTGCTTGCAATCCGAACCTCGATAAACTTGGATACAATCCAAAGTACCGATTTGCTTATTGA
- the LOC144475028 gene encoding NADH-cytochrome b5 reductase 3 isoform X2 gives MMPNIRMLVLPALAAVGTIVAIGLAVKFYKCWSNDKKKKSSILLVDPVVKYSLPLIQKEILSHDTRKFRFGLPTPDHILGLPIGQHVHLTAKIDGEVVIRSYTPVSSDDDHGFVDLVIKVYFKNVHPKFPEGGKLSQFLENLKTGETVDFRGPSGRLIYKGHGKFSIKILRKDPPVNYSFKKIVMMAGGTGITPMLQLVRAIVKDPTDETECSLLFANQTEKDILLREELDEVARKHPKKFKVWYTLDTSDENWAYSTGHINAEMIEKHMFPPSSDTFVLMCGPPPMINFACNPNLDKLGYNPKYRFAY, from the exons atgatgcCAAACATACGAATGCTG GTGTTACCAGCATTAGCTGCTGTAGGAACCATAGTTGCTATAGGACTAGCAGTGAAATTCTATAAATGTTGGAGTAAtgataagaagaagaaatccTCTATTTTACTGGTTGATCCAGTTGTTAAATATAGCCTGCCATTAATTCAAAAAGAGATACTAAGCCATGATACAAGAAAGTTTAGATTTGGCTTGCCAACACCAGACCATATTCTAGGACTACCAATTGGCCAACATGTACACTTAACAGCGAAGATCGATGGAGAAGTTGTTATACGTTCATATACACCAGTTTCCAGTGATGATGACCATGGTTTTGTAGACCTTGTGATCAAA GTGTATTTCAAAAATGTGCATCCGAAATTCCCTGAAGGAGGAAAACTGTCTCAGTTcttagaaaatttgaaaactgGAGAGACAGTAGATTTTAGAGGACCATCTGGTAGACTTATCTATAAGGGTCATGGAAagttttccataaaaattctaagGAAGGACCCACCTGtaaattacagttttaaaaag ATTGTAATGATGGCTGGTGGTACAGGAATCACGCCAATGCTGCAACTAGTTCGTGCTATAGTGAAAGATCCCACAGATGAAACTGAGTGTTCCTTACTTTTCGCAAATCAGACCGAAAAAGACATATTGTTGCGAGAGGAATTAGACGAGGTCGCAAGGAAACATCCAAAAAAGTTCAAGGTTTGGTATACACTGGATACCAGTGATGAGAATTGGGCCTACAGTACAGGGCATATAAATGcagaaatgatagaaaaacACATGTTTCCGCCATCGTCTGATACTTTTGTACTTATGTGTGGTCCACCACCAATGATTAATTTTGCTTGCAATCCGAACCTCGATAAACTTGGATACAATCCAAAGTACCGATTTGCTTATTGA
- the Cct2 gene encoding chaperonin containing TCP1 subunit 2: MVSLNPVRILKNEAEEEKAEIARLSLFVGAITLGDLVKSTLGPKGMDKMLVAHGRSAGQVQVTNDGATILKSVGVDNPAAKILVDMSRVQDDEFGDGTTSVTVLASELLREAEQLIEKKFHPQTIIAGWRKATEVARQELENISQDFSGHQRRFTRHLLNIARTTISSKILSQHKELFSFLALQAVLHIKEPDNLAAIQIIKKPGQTLAKSEIFDGFLLDKKPGMHQPQQMYDARILLANTPMDTDKIKVFGSRVRVDSMAKIAELEAAEKQKMKEKVDKIVKHGCNVFINRQLIYNYPEQLFADAGIMAIEHADFDGIERLALVTDGEIVSTFDSPETVKLGRCGHIEPVMIGEDTLLKFSDVALGEGCTIVIRGSTQQILDEAERSLRDAICVLAATKRDYKIVNGGGCCEMAMACAVMEAAAKTVGKEAVAMEAFARALLQLPTIIADNAGYDSACLISELRARHNSGEKSMGLDMEKGKIGCMRTLGITESWVVKTQVLLSAVEAAEMILRVDDILRAAPRKRVKDCGRC; the protein is encoded by the exons ATg GTGTCCTTGAATCCTGTAAGGATCCTCAAAAATGAGGCAGAAGAGGAGAAGGCAGAAATTGCTAGGCTGAGTTTATTTGTAGGAGCTATTACTTTAGGTGATTTGGTCAAATCAACGCTTGGGCCTAAAGGTATGGATAAAATGTTGGTGGCGCATGGTCGATCTGCAGGGCAGGTTCAGGTCACCAATGATGGTGCAACGATTCTCAAAAGCGTGGGTGTGGACAATCCAGCTGCCAAAATTTTGGTAGACATGTCTCGTGTACAAGACGACGAATTTGGAGATGGAACCACATCTGTTACCGTGCTTg cTTCTGAATTATTACGGGAAGCagaacaattaattgaaaagaagTTTCATCCTCAAACTATAATTGCTGGCTGGAGGAAAGCCACCGAAGTAGCTCGACAAGAACTAGAAAACATTTCACAAGATTTTTCTGGTCATCAACGTCGTTTTACCAGacacttattaaatattgcacgtACAACAATAAGTTCGAAAATTTTGTCTCAACACAAAGAGCTGTTTTCCTTCCTTGCATTGCAAGCTGTGCTACATATTAAGGAGCCAGACAATTTGGCAgctattcaaataattaaaaaacctgGGCAAACTCTGGCAAAGTCTGAGATTTTTGATGGATTTTTGTTGGACAAAAAGCCTGGAATGCACCAACCACAGCAAATGTACGATGCAAGGATACTTTTAGCCAACACACCCATGGACACAGATAAAATCAAA GTATTTGGATCAAGGGTTCGAGTAGATTCAATGGCGAAAATCGCAGAATTGGAGGCAGCAGAAAAGCAGAAGATGAAG GAAAAAGTCGACAAGATCGTAAAGCACGGCTGCAACGTATTTATCAAcagacaattaatttataattacccAGAACAATTATTTGCTGATGCTGGTATCATGGCAATTGAGCATGCAGACTTTGATGGTATCGAGAGACTAGCTCTGGTTACTGACGGAGAGATCGTCAGCACTTTCGATAGTCCCGAAACAGTGAAACTTGGACGTTGTGGGCACATCGAACCAGTGATGATAGGCGAAGACACACTGCTGAAATTCTCCGACGTTGCTTTAGGAGAAGGGTGTACGATAGTCATCAGAGGCTCCACGCAACAAATTCTAGATGAGGCAGAGAGATCTTTGCGCGATGCTATCTGTGTATTGGCAGCTACCAAACGCGACTATAAAATCGTTAATGGTGGAGGATGCTGTGAAATGGCGATGGCTTGTGCCGTGATGGAAGCTGCGGCCAAAACCGTTGGAAAAGAAGCGGTTGCAATGGAAGCATTTGCCCGAGCTTTGTTACAATTACCCACTATCATTGCTGACAACGCGGGTTATGATTCAGCTTGTTTAATTAGTGAACTTCGAGCTAGACATAATTCCGGAGAAAAATCAATGGGTCTTG acatggaaaaaggaaaaatcggCTGCATGAGAACACTAGGTATCACTGAATCTTGGGTTGTAAAGACGCAAGTTCTACTTAGCGCAGTAGAAGCGGCAGAAATGATTTTGCGCGTTGATGATATTTTGCGAGCGGCGCCTAGAAAACGCGTCAAGGACTGCGGACGTTGTTAA
- the Insc gene encoding INSC spindle orientation adaptor protein encodes MSAFKRHQSKVFWGHMEAQDQRRLDPFARTKISEELEPEESSTSVNESDTVENITAIHVCPAENRQDLYSLASVCDGDVMTQTATMDIESETKEDEDNVVLANRSCSPMSHDLRSLDSGFSDSERSHCSELCENETPRRRRRRRLKDRRQGTHSRISSVWLDRSIPNPVCTSTPKDSRILPRKTTQLDARPGRSVSRTHRVEEDQVDASGIAPSVSVEDECLGDFLYTTEPPEDAVEPRTSVVGTSCDTETSSKYFLQSRSYRQSSSVRKWLEDLVMDIENECINTLQSKPLPRRKAHQFLSEKDELKDLKMLASLATAAANKLLVRADQFDRHYQHIFDKVAHLEAGRSEKELLRAIENDAFSILSELGAPQSRRIRQNSLKEILAQLEGLKNYVDSALDTRLDFYIEKIVRGLEEAPKDDTTVARGALAALTALGLAGPRAGNSIARCSGIRALLTSLITAAKTSSDFVAASLRALASVCSSAVAISQFVKDGGPEILTDLLAATASSEKEKMEATALVVQITAPWVNALGLPDLEPFARSLITSLNRLVESTSCSQTLLLGAAAFNHLSKSKTCATVILKHDSVKKLLKSVKKSTGSNVWLMEQVAALISELARIPEARAHLAEARASIALVSFLRMRPPGLEDAYGRLEITAAAALTRLCVDPEIARQVVAVGGTDCLPSYKANDLLIEDEEQIEAGLLRYTKSLRRACKRAEKQIGIAKASDYSEIS; translated from the exons ATGAGTGCGTTTAAAAGACACCAGAGTAAAGTGTTCTGGGGCCACATGGAGGCGCAGGATCAAAGACGGTTGGATCCTTTCGCCAGGACGAAGATATCTGAGGAACTGGAACCGGAAGAGTCCTCTACAAGCGTTAATGAAAGCGATACCGTTGAAAACATTACAGCGATCCATGTCTGTCCCGCAGAAAACAGGCAGGATTTGTATTCCCTGGCATCGGTTTGCGACGGAGACGTAATGACGCAGAC GGCAACGATGGACATAGAGAGCGAGACAAAAGAGGATGAGGACAACGTAGTCCTCGCGAACAGATCTTGTAGCCCTATGAGTCACGATCTCAGGAGCCTAGATTCAGGATTCTCAGATTCCGAGAGATCGCATTGTTCCGAACTTTGCGAGAATGAAACTCCAAGACGTCGAAGAAGACGCAGGCTCAAGGACCGACGACAGGGTACGCATTCGAGGATCAGTTCAGTTTGGTTGGACAGATCTATTCCGAATCCCGTATGCACGTCAACGCCCAAAGATTCCAGAATTTTGCCTAGGAAAACAACGCAGCTCGATGCACGTCCTGGAAGAAGCGTGTCAAGAACGCACAG AGTGGAAGAGGACCAAGTAGACGCGTCAGGAATCGCCCCGTCTGTATCCGTGGAAGACGAGTGCTTAGGCGATTTTCTATATACAACTGAGCCACCCGAAGATGCAGTGGAGCCAAGGACATCGGTGGTAGGGACCAGTTGTGACACTGAGACATCCTCGAAGTATTTTCTACAATCCAGAAGCTACAGACAATCGTCCTCTGTGAGAAAGTGGCTTGAGGATCTTGTGATGGATATTGAGAATGAGTGCATAAACACTCTTCAGAGTAAACCATTGCCCCGAAGAAAGGCTCATCAGTTTCTGTCAGAGAAAGATGAGTTGAAGGACTTGAAGATGCTCGCGTCCTTGGCCACTGCAGCTGCGAATAAATTGCTCGTCAGGGCCGACCAGTTCGATCGTCACTATCAGCACATATTCGA caAAGTGGCTCATCTGGAAGCTGGTCGATCCGAGAAAGAACTTCTGCGAGCTATTGAAAACGATGCATTCTCTATTTTGTCAGAATTAGGAGCACCTCAATCTCGCAGAATTCGTCAAAATAGTTTGAAGGAGATTCTAGCACAACTCGAGGGTCTCAAAAACTATGTAGATAGTGCTTTGGACACGCGACTGGACTTTTACATCGAG aaaataGTCAGAGGACTAGAAGAGGCGCCAAAAGATGACACAACGGTAGCTAGAGGTGCTCTGGCAGCATTGACAGCGTTGGGATTAGCAGGACCAAGAGCAGGGAACAGTATCGCCAGATGTTCGGGCATCAGAGCCCTTCTAACATCCTTAATCACAGCTGCAAAGACATCTAGCGACTTTGTGGCAGCCTCTTTACGCGCGTTGGCGAGTGTCTGTAGCTCCGCTGTTGCAATTAGTCAATTTGTCAAGGACGGTGGTCCAGAAATATTGACAGACTTGTTAGCTGCGACGGCTTCTtcagaaaaagagaaaatggaaGCCACAGCTCTGGTGGTACAGATAACAGCTCCATGGGTGAATGCTTTGGGTCTGCCTGATCTGGAACCTTTTGCAAGGAGTCTAATAACTTCTTTGAATCGTTTAGTCGAGAGCACTAGTTGTAGTCAAACGTTGTTGCTCGGAGCAGCCGCGTTCAATCATCTATCCAAGTCTAAAACTTGTgctactgtaatattaaagCACGATTCTGTGAAGAAGTTACTGAAGAGCGTAAAAAAATCAACTGGCAGTAATGTCTGGTTGATGGAGCAAGTTGCGGCTCTTATCAGCGAGTTAGCGCGCATCCCTGAAGCAAGAGCCCACTTAGCAGAAGCCAGGGCATCCATTGCACTGGTCTCTTTTCTCAGAATGAGACCACCAGGTCTCGAAGACGCCTATGGACGTTTAGAAATCACCGCAGCTGCAGCCTTGACCAGACTGTGCGTGGATCCAGAGATTGCCAGGCAGGTTGTCGCTGTCGGCGGCACTGATTGTCTTCCTTCTTACAAAGCTAATGATCTCTTGATAGAAGATGAAGAGCAGATTGAAGCTGGTCTGCTGAGGTATACAAAGTCTTTGAGAAGAGCGTGCAAAAGAGCCGAAAAACAGATTGGTATTGCAAAAGCTAGCGATTACAGTGAAATCAGTTag